The DNA segment ACAATTACGCCGACGAGCACGAGCACACTGCCCACGATAGTTGCCATGGCTAGCGGTTCGTCGAGGAGGACTACGCCCAGCACGACCGTCGTCGCTGGTTCGAGGCTCGAGATAATACTCGCACGGCTCGCTCCGATGTAGGCCACACCGGCAAACAGCGCACCGATGGGGATAGCCGTCGCGAGCAGGGCGATTGCCGTTAGTATCGTTACCTCGGAAGCGGTCGTTGGGAGCGTCAGCGAACGGGTCGCTACTCCGTAGATGATAAAGCTCGCGCCTGCCGACGGTAGGACGTACGCCGTCAGCGTCTGGGCGTCGACGTCCTCCAGCGCGACCTGACTCGTGACGTAGTAACCCGAATAGACTAGGGCCGCCCCGAGAACCACAGCAATTCCACGAGGGTCGGCCCCTGCGGGGTTGACTCCAGAGACGACGGCTACTCCCCCCACGGCGAGGCCGAGCCCAACGACTGTGTAGCGAGTAATCGGTTCATCTAGAAACAAGTACGAGAGTACGACGACGAGAACGGGGTACGTATAGATGACTAAGCCGACCAACCCGGCAGTCATGTATTCAAGCCCAAGGAAGTATAGCCCGCTCTGGGCAGC comes from the Haloarchaeobius salinus genome and includes:
- a CDS encoding DMT family transporter, with translation MNNDTKGILLVVLSGTSFGTLGVLGKYAAAAGLSIPTVLTYRFLGASIFFLAFLAYSGQVERLRGRALATAVLLGAGFYAAQSGLYFLGLEYMTAGLVGLVIYTYPVLVVVLSYLFLDEPITRYTVVGLGLAVGGVAVVSGVNPAGADPRGIAVVLGAALVYSGYYVTSQVALEDVDAQTLTAYVLPSAGASFIIYGVATRSLTLPTTASEVTILTAIALLATAIPIGALFAGVAYIGASRASIISSLEPATTVVLGVVLLDEPLAMATIVGSVLVLVGVIVIQME